The window CCGCCTGCCGCTGCCGTTCAGCCTCCTCTTCTGGGCTCGGCCGGAACTCGAGAACGGCCTGCATGTGGGCGAAGGTTCCGCTGCCAAAGAAAAAGCCACCCACTGCGCCGGCCGTGTTCTCCATCCGGTGCGTGATGATGCACACGCGCGTGCACACCCCAAACGACACGGGGAAGGCCCCGCGGGGCCGCACGCGGTCCCCTTTTCGCGTCTGCTCCGAAACCCCCGACAGCGCCTGGCAGTCCACCTCGTGCGCGTCGCCGGGGAGAAACGCACGAAGAAACGCAATCAATTCGTCCATGCCCGCAATCCGGGAACCGTCGGACGTTCCTGGCGCAGACCCCGCGGCCGTCTCGCCCTGTCCGTCTTTGCCGCCTTCGCGGTCGCGCCGTTCTTCCCGCTCCAGAGCCTCCTcctgcctgcgtcgctgctcACGTTCTTGCTCGTGCTGAAACCGGAGTAACCgagtctcgccttctgcgccggtgcacgcgccgctgcgcgcTGCTTCACTGCAcgcgtctcgcgtccctCCCCCCGGCAAGGCCAGCGCAGAACGCTCCCTCCCCACGTCGCTGGaggcctcctcgccctcgccggcgcTCGGACGGGCTGAGGGGATTGTACCCTCTGGCTCGGATCCGTCCCGAGGGTGCCCCGCAGCGTCTCCACCCcccgaagacgcggagactcCTCCGAGCTCCAACGGCCCTTCGTGCCTGGCAGCGCCGTCGCCATCCGgccgaaaaaacgcgtcgcgcacgcggcgctccgtctcccgccttctttctgcctccgtcGGCTGATGcggctgtacagacaccacgccagaagacgcagaggaagacgcggaggaagaagacgaagaggacgaagacgaagacgcggaggaagaagacgaagacgcggaggaagaagacgaagacgaagaggacgaagaaggggaggacgAAGGGTTTAGTGGGATTGGGTCTGTGCGGCGCAGATGTCGGGCGatgcggcgacagcggcgggCGTTGTGGCTGCTGGTCCACGAGGAGACGGGGCCTTGCCAGAAGCACTGCGTGCACGTGACGGGGAGGAGAAGGTAGTTGAGGGAGAAGTCGACGACTTTCTCGCTGGAGCATTCCTCGATCGGTTCGAGTTGCTCCGCATACACTGGCGCTCGGCACAGGGGACACATGGACGTGCGCAGCAGCACGGCGAGCATGCAGTCGCGGCAGAAGATGTGGAGGCACGGCGTCACGACAGGCCGGAGCAGCAGTTCGAAGCAGATGGGGCACTTGAAGTCTTCTTCCGTGTAGTAAGTCGTCACCGTCTTCACCTCTTCGCTGCTCCGGAAGAAGCCTGAGGGGGCGACGATCTGAACGCGCGCGACCTTCCGGTTCTTCAGCAGCCGCAGCGCCTGCTCTTGCAGCTGAGGCCGGATGTCTCCCGGGTCGTTTTCGCCGGCGACGACGCCCAGGGCGCCGCCTGCGGAGGCTAAGAGCCAGGCCAAGCCGGAAATCGCTCCGTCGGAAGACAgcaagagcggcgagaggccgcgCTGGAGCGCGTCCACCGCCGACGTCGAGGCCACCGACGCAGACGACCCCAGCGCAGCGAGCtggcgctggagacgctgcCGCTGGCGAGGCTCTCGCAGAAACCGCCGCGCTGCTGTGGCCGCCGCGGCTGCGGAccgcgaggcagccgacgcCGAGGTGAACGGCAACAGGAAGGCGGGCGGGTCCTCGCCTAGTGCGGTGAACGCCTCGCCGGTCCTGTCTCGGGAGGTGTGGAGACTGCGGGAGCGCCTGGCCGCCTCCCAGAGGCGATTGCGGGGGCGCcctgcctctgcatgcgcgccgcTCACGGAGGGCCTCGGGGCCGAAGCGGCGTGCCTTGAGCCTTCCCGGCCTTCATCCCGGAGGGCGTGTCCTCGACGGGAGGGGCCGCGCGCGATGGTGTCACCTGGCTGCACTTGCCTTCGCAGGCGGCGCCCGTTCGGGAGAGAGATGACCGTCATCACCGCAGCGCGCTgtcgctgcgcctcctctgcagccgcggaagagagggcgGGGCGTGCGCGGGTGAGATaagcaggcgacgaggcaggctggggcgggaggcgcgccggggcgggaagggaggaagacggggaaggagctgaggaaagcgaagaagggagggaagacgccgccAGCTGCTGACGCCGCCGCTCCTGTTGACGGACTTCGTGCTCCCTCCACAgccgtctctgctcctcttGCAGCTCACGGAACTGctcgggagacagagacgagaaatcCATTTttgaaaaaaagggaagaaaagagggaaggggaaaacaagggaaggaaaacaaaagacCGAGAGTCGACGAGAAGGAGTGGCAAATCGGCGGATAGAAGCAGATGGAAACggggcgaagaaaagagacaaggtGTGGAACGGAGACCGAGAAAACGGGGGGCGGGGGCTgggcgcggaagacgctGAAGGTCGTAAAGAATGAAGAAAGGTGAtaaaaacgaggaagaaagaagaggagcgaagggGGACAAAGAGGCAGTGGAAGAGGCAGTGGAAGAGGCAGTGGAAGAGGCAGTGGAAGAGGCagtgaaggagaaagaggcgagaggcggggaGAGGACTGGGGTAAGGGacccgacgaagagagagccgcAAGAAAAGGGGCGAAGGAACATGGGGAAGGTGTTGCTTGGAGGTCTGAAAACGCAGACGTTGAAAGCGTAGGAAGCAACGGAAGcaaacaggaggaagaaaaataGAGTTGAATGGGGTTGCCTGCAAAGGCCTACCTCTGGGGCAAGTCACTAGCCATCGGAACGACGGATGGCGGTCCCCTGAAAATGGGCGAAAGGATGAAACcgaccgagaagagagcccACTGAGGAGAGATCGCACAACCGCAATTTTCCGTACAACCACCACAGTCTGCAGTTTCTaaggtgtatgtacactcgaCCGCACTCCTCTCGAAAGATCCGCCCGGCGGGCCGCCGAAGCCGGGCGGAGCAGAAAAGCGCTCGAAGACCGCCGACGTCAGCGACAGCGGCAACCAGGGGAATAAACAAATCGGTGGGAGACtggacgaggagggaaaagcCTTGAGATGGCTTCCAATTGTGATTTTTATGGCAGCGAACGGCCAAAAACGGACGACCGCTGTGTGAACGCGGTTTGCAAGCAGTGCGGAACCGATTGTGTTTGCGACAGTTGCAGATCGCACTGCTCGAGCAGCTGGCACGGTTCCGTGTGCgacgaaacgggagaaaaaatGGAAACAGCGGAAGCGGCTTAGTCGAACGGACGGCAAGGAACCCGAAGAGTCACCCAAAACCCTTAGAAAAGATatttcgctcttcctcgaaAAAGTTCGCGCAGTGAAGACACAAGCAGATGCCTCTCCGTCCAGAAGTacgtcctttctctcgtctcatAGAAACCGTTGGTTCCCTCGCAACCGTGCCCGGCACGCGCGATCACGGGGTGCGCGTGCGGTGGTGCTTGCGTACGGTGACCTCCTGGAAAATGCCGAGAGCCTTCGATTTCAGACCCTTACCCGGCGGGGGGCTTTCTGTTCTCAATTAGACTGCTGAGACTGTTGTGGCATACGCTCAAGAGCGCCTCCAAaagtgcagagaaaagggtgACGAAACAGGACTCCCCGGGGAATGTGCTGACTCGTCGATACCGAAAGGTTCGCGTCGCCCTTCGTTGTGAATCCTGGATCAACCGTACCACGGGGAAAAAACCTTCCGCGGCACGAGTTTCCTTCACTGGGCCAGAAGTGTCCC is drawn from Neospora caninum Liverpool complete genome, chromosome X and contains these coding sequences:
- a CDS encoding Zinc finger (C3HC4 type, RING finger) protein,related, which codes for MDFSSLSPEQFRELQEEQRRLWREHEVRQQERRRQQLAASSLPSSLSSAPSPSSSLPAPARLPPQPASSPAYLTRARPALSSAAAEEAQRQRAAVMTVISLPNGRRLRRQVQPGDTIARGPSRRGHALRDEGREGSRHAASAPRPSVSGAHAEAGRPRNRLWEAARRSRSLHTSRDRTGEAFTALGEDPPAFLLPFTSASAASRSAAAAATAARRFLREPRQRQRLQRQLAALGSSASVASTSAVDALQRGLSPLLLSSDGAISGLAWLLASAGGALGVVAGENDPGDIRPQLQEQALRLLKNRKVARVQIVAPSGFFRSSEEVKTVTTYYTEEDFKCPICFELLLRPVVTPCLHIFCRDCMLAVLLRTSMCPLCRAPVYAEQLEPIEECSSEKVVDFSLNYLLLPVTCTQCFWQGPVSSWTSSHNARRCRRIARHLRRTDPIPLNPSSSPSSSSSSSSSSSASSSSSSASSSSSSSSSSSASSSASSGVVSVQPHQPTEAERRRETERRVRDAFFRPDGDGAARHEGPLELGGVSASSGGGDAAGHPRDGSEPEGTIPSARPSAGEGEEASSDVGRERSALALPGGGTRDACSEAARSGACTGAEGETRLLRFQHEQEREQRRRQEEALEREERRDREGGKDGQGETAAGSAPGTSDGSRIAGMDELIAFLRAFLPGDAHEVDCQALSGVSEQTRKGDRVRPRGAFPVSFGVCTRVCIITHRMENTAGAVGGFFFGSGTFAHMQAVLEFRPSPEEEAERQRQAANRARQLAKKRAVEAQMRQGFASWFSSSSAVHTPDAEGEAASVSSDEDELYVSRVTFLSLEWLGEGRGRMDWQVSRSFPPFRPSAIKMFVYRTEEVGDLPPVTLSDGASAASSTSQASRPHHTRSSGAVLLSDATSARDSFAPVLGEDGDFFSPFLTASGDSPPGSEDRRTPLRSRSAARRRGESISGRLDEAHGGLCRNRCGREDGEVMRTSEDFQVVYLPGAVLLRLLLQVQHRPYRVLGWNCRDFCNLLLNCACTHPSRPQQIVRVPRPTGDCPSLRQFLLSLEQDGMPPLSPSLASRPSPREHPRNGGDSSSSSSSSSSSSSSPSSSPSSSSSSSSARGVERVEGGTRLRRASRTPTLDDSPSSSSSLALVPPSSPSSSLREKAKLSRGASLVRRVAGKLFRRKSSLSRAGSPRSRTSPPSPSSFSRASSAAASCAAGADDTQEKETTKEAAEQKDENEEKEEREAREGDGEKVRASRQDENVGEKRLGLHSTAERDAAATAAWWVARHCGGFGSRERFRRFEIGVKTIFLCLFDAEDRNRAALRPAAQMLLSTAKWFRSLFGGHEAVEPLASPSLFSSASADPHFSQRSCDERQTPHLPALASPLPSSKQLRLRYETLPVLVLELQLRDREAAAERGSGLESLKPEKIGYLSLEFRSDVGIQWHFYRQRPPGLEAAESDGGTSVVVSAGLSSAEACVRCFEEMMSLLEEIRDREYHPTKWSSWDFVDTLLVRCAPEEASALLLLPIAESR